CTTCATGGGCATGAACATATGAAGGCTGCTCACCCATCAGCTCCTTCCCGGAGACCTTCAAAAGAAAGACTGGATTCCCTTGTCCTGAATCAGGAATTGGTCGCAAGCAGAGAACAGGCCTCCCGACTTATTCTTGCCGGTCGAGTGAAAGTCGATGGGGTCCTTATTGATAAGCCAGGAAAGCTGGTTGCGACAACTGTTTCGCTGGAATTGACGAAGCCGGAATGCGCGTATGCCAGCCGAGCCGGTGAAAAGCTGGCACCTGCCTTGGATGCCTTTTTTATTTCCTGTTCAGGCTGTGTGGTGATGGATGTGGGTGCCTCTACCGGGGGGTTCACGGATTGTGTGTTGCAACGTGGCGCAAATCGAGTCTATGCCATTGACGTAGGGTATGGGCAGTTAGATTGGAAGCTGAGAACGGATCCTCGTGTTGTGGTCATGGATCGTTGCAATATCCGCCATTTGTGCCCCCAAGATATCCCTGAACCGGTTGATTTGGCGGTAATCGATGTTTCATTCATTTCCCTACGTTTGGTATTGCCAGTGATTTTGCCTGTCCTGCGTGATCAGGCATATCTTGTCGCATTGGTCAAGCCGCAGTTTGAAGTCGGGAAAGGACAAGTCGGAAAGGGAGGCATTGTCCGTGATGAACGATTGCGTGAGCAGGTGAGGGACGGTTTTGTGGATTATGTCCGTAGCCTTCGTCTCGACGTCATTGGTGTCATGGATTCGACCCTACTGGGAAAAAAAGGAAATAAAGAGATGTTGGTGGGAATGAAAAAACGAAACGATGAGTACTGAAGGGAAGCACGCCAATTACTAGCCCCTTAACCTAAGCATATAAAAGGAGAATGCCGGGCATGTCTACAAAAATTCTGGTGACCGGGGGAGCTGGATTCATTGGATCACATCTGGTTGACCGGTTAATTCAGGAAGGCAATGAGGTCATTGTTGTTGATAACCTTTCTACAGGGAAGCGAAAGAATGTCAATAAAAAAGCCCAATTTTATAAAATGGATATTCAGAGTAAGCGGATTGAACGGGTATTCCGAAATGAGCGTCCCCTCATTGTCGTTCATCTGGCCGCGCAAATGAGCGTACGCCATTCCACGGATGATCCGGGGTTTGACGCGCAAGTCAATATTTTAGGGACCATCAATGTTTTAGAGCATGCCGTGAAGCAGGGTGTGCGAAAGGTGACATTTGCATCGTCGGGTGGTGTGGTCTATGGGGAACAGGAAATATTTCCGGCCGCAGAATCACACCGGACAGAACCTCTTTCTCCTTATGGAATCAGTAAGCTGGCCGGAGAAAAATATTTAG
Above is a window of Candidatus Nitrospira neomarina DNA encoding:
- a CDS encoding TlyA family RNA methyltransferase → MKAAHPSAPSRRPSKERLDSLVLNQELVASREQASRLILAGRVKVDGVLIDKPGKLVATTVSLELTKPECAYASRAGEKLAPALDAFFISCSGCVVMDVGASTGGFTDCVLQRGANRVYAIDVGYGQLDWKLRTDPRVVVMDRCNIRHLCPQDIPEPVDLAVIDVSFISLRLVLPVILPVLRDQAYLVALVKPQFEVGKGQVGKGGIVRDERLREQVRDGFVDYVRSLRLDVIGVMDSTLLGKKGNKEMLVGMKKRNDEY